A single genomic interval of Pseudochaenichthys georgianus chromosome 3, fPseGeo1.2, whole genome shotgun sequence harbors:
- the LOC139433040 gene encoding uncharacterized protein, whose amino-acid sequence MILIKREVVAILKSLKRKVLIHQMQVKRDKMEGLPSHNDLMTCLTSTTTRIPQLLDVMACNPTTATRTLLYGYMTLHWSCIYGHRPGVYSNMTNAEVRKADTTGTAFGYLVHVSNHKTANSFGEAQLYLTAEEFGWMKRWLEIKGMLTCTQSRYFLYTEGKNPFRKLAYSLRMAWADVGLHGPINFTDLRTVHADNAKRFQDKGNRQRVSDFMCHNTETADKFYANNPSLKEAADIRLLFTESLQAAAAASTAAAAGNEDTFAGIDIDSDSSGEEHSPAPYQDSLPRHVPKRDQSLAEHSPSDMGEERVPYSAPTSPTVASDQLVNMQCVVVISPLVNTLYPV is encoded by the exons atgattttaatcaaacgggaagtagttgccatcctgaagtccctgaagagaaaagtacttatccaccagatgcaagtgaagcgtgacaagatggaaggtctgccgagccacaacgacctaatgacatgcttgacttcgaccaccactcgcatccctcagctcctggatgtgatggcctgcaatccgactaccgcaaCCCGTACCCTGCTCTATGGAtatatgactcttcattggagctgcatttacggccaccgtccgggggtctactccaacatgaccaacgccgaggtccgaaaggcggatacaactggcactgccttcggctacctggttcat gtaagcaaccacaagacggccaactCGTTCGGGGaagcgcagctgtacctcaccgcagaagaatttggatggatgaagaggtggctggaaattaagggtatgctgacctgcacccagagccgttactttctatacacagaggggaagaacccgttcaggaagcttgcctactccctgaggaTGGCATGGGCTGATGTAGGGCTCCAcggtcccattaacttcaccgacctccgcacagtccacgccgataatgcgaagagatttcaagacaaaggcaaccgccaaagagtgagtgatttcatgtgtcacaacactgaaactgcggacaaattttacgcgaataatccttctttgaaggaggctgcggacattcggttgctcttcacagagtcactgcaagcagcggcggcggcatcgacagcagcagcagcgggaaatgaagacacttttgcgggtattgacatcgacagtgacagctctggagaggagcacagcccggctccctaccaagactccctaccaagacatgtcccgaagagggaccagtcactggccgaacacagcccctcagacatgggtgaagagagggtaccatactctgccccaacttcacccactgttgccagtgatcaacttgtaaatatgcagtgtgttgttgtaatcagtccccttgtaaatacgttatatcctgtgtga